The Pseudoliparis swirei isolate HS2019 ecotype Mariana Trench chromosome 1, NWPU_hadal_v1, whole genome shotgun sequence genome has a window encoding:
- the edn1 gene encoding endothelin-1 has protein sequence MDIYILISALTLIHSWMMCTALSAPAGQTPTASTRSTDSTHSTHSTDSTHSTASTHSTDSPLRRHVRTKRCSCATFMDNECVYFCHLDIIWVNTPERVVAYGLGNAPRRRRALPDAKATREEPRCQCLRRSDVTCRSFCRLESRPRSETSPDARGRSAAAGRDACAEAQCKPQRAAGTRTQRTRSGIDEKRASPLATGAALRTRLLLAKWRARQRRRARAWGGESAAAAS, from the exons atggatatatacattttgatTTCCGCGTTGACGCTGATACACTCCTGGATGATGTGCACAG CTCTCTCCGCGCCAGCTGGACAGACACCCACCGCCTCCACCCGCAGCACCGACAGCACCCACAGCACCCACAGCACCGACAGCACCCACAGCACCGCCTCCACCCACAGCACCGACAGCCCTCTGCGGCGCCATGTGCGGACCAAGCGCTGCTCCTGCGCCACGTTCATGGACAACGAGTGCGTCTACTTCTGCCACCTGGACATCATCTGGGTCAACACCCCCGA GCGCGTGGTCGCGTACGGGCTGGGCAACGCTCCCAGGAGGAGGCGCGCGCTCCCGGACGCCAAGGCGACCCGCGAGGAGCCGCGCTGCCAGTGTCTGCGACGGAGTGACGTCACCTGTCGAAGCTTCTGCCGGCTGGAGAGCCGCCCCAG GTCAGAGACGTCTCCAGACGCGCGGGgccgctccgccgccgccgggcgCGACGCGTGCGCAGAGGCGCAGTGCAAGCCGCAGCGGGCCGCGGGCACGCGGACTCAGAG AACGCGAAGCGGCATCGACGAGAAGCGGGCATCGCCTCTGGCCACGGGGGCCGCCTTGAGGACCCGTCTGCTGCTCGCCAAGTGGAGGGCGAGGCAGCGGCGCAGGGCGAGGGCGTGGGGGGGCGAGAGCGCGGCGGCGGCCTCCTAA